The Actinomycetota bacterium genome includes a region encoding these proteins:
- a CDS encoding SAVED domain-containing protein, whose amino-acid sequence MNGAFISYTGDRIERGQVVKALREHGINPWRDVENLDVGDDTTDTILAELANCSGVILWINERIIQSAYVAKVELPAIARAARNKHLRIVPVFDGMTPQEGAALVSRMGVEIGDSHGHVVDPDADPPTTSAAIASRYVRGHLKDAHTAGASPVVRMVTYDDTASLRDRAVLNLDWRHHLTDGNLTANTEQRLRSALHAATGALKAAYGACQVTIAAKAHLSLAVALGHAFSQPTGCTLRLHREDGAWTTLAAPENPAPLNETRGGRGPVDAGRACVELSVTRNVDARVAAHISAGNRYRHRVILTPADGPGRTTVGSSEIANGWAQQIGDVLTRVADQSDVDHTDLFLATPIELAVMIGWWTNAAGRINLMDWAKTGPYRRLWELP is encoded by the coding sequence GTGAACGGCGCCTTCATCAGCTACACCGGCGACCGAATCGAGCGTGGTCAGGTCGTCAAGGCGCTGCGCGAGCACGGCATCAACCCCTGGCGCGACGTCGAGAACCTGGACGTCGGCGACGACACGACTGACACCATCCTCGCCGAGCTCGCTAACTGCTCAGGAGTCATCCTCTGGATTAACGAACGAATCATCCAATCCGCCTACGTCGCCAAGGTGGAGCTACCGGCCATCGCCCGCGCCGCCCGCAACAAGCATCTGCGCATCGTTCCCGTGTTCGACGGGATGACTCCCCAGGAGGGCGCCGCGCTCGTCAGCCGGATGGGTGTCGAGATCGGCGACAGCCATGGCCACGTCGTCGACCCCGATGCCGACCCGCCCACCACCTCCGCCGCGATCGCCTCGCGGTACGTGCGCGGGCACCTGAAGGACGCCCACACGGCAGGCGCAAGCCCCGTTGTACGCATGGTCACCTACGACGACACGGCATCCCTGCGGGACCGCGCCGTCCTCAACCTCGACTGGCGCCACCACCTCACGGACGGAAATCTCACCGCCAACACCGAACAACGCCTGCGATCCGCACTGCACGCCGCCACCGGCGCGCTGAAGGCCGCCTACGGCGCCTGCCAGGTGACCATCGCCGCGAAGGCCCATCTGTCGCTAGCGGTCGCGCTTGGCCACGCCTTCTCGCAACCCACCGGCTGCACCTTGCGGCTGCACCGCGAAGACGGCGCATGGACGACGCTCGCCGCCCCCGAGAACCCAGCGCCGCTGAACGAAACCCGCGGCGGGCGCGGCCCGGTCGATGCTGGCCGCGCCTGCGTCGAGCTCTCGGTGACCCGCAACGTCGACGCACGAGTGGCAGCGCACATCTCCGCAGGCAACCGATACCGCCACCGCGTCATACTCACCCCCGCTGACGGACCCGGGCGCACGACCGTTGGCAGCTCCGAGATCGCGAACGGCTGGGCCCAGCAGATCGGGGACGTGCTAACGCGCGTGGCCGACCAGTCCGATGTCGACCACACCGATCTCTTCCTAGCCACCCCCATCGAACTGGCCGTCATGATCGGCTGGTGGACCAACGCCGCTGGGCGCATCAACCTCATGGACTGGGCCAAGACCGGTCCCTACCGCCGCCTCTGGGAACTGCCGTAA
- a CDS encoding ThiF family adenylyltransferase codes for MSADGRPSPVVVYDLHPGAFTASTDLPAGLKDRRAVRARCFYRESVPHPPRNLDEFRRFLTDKQRKRLDSDLRNHPVVMFGLFWRNQAGLVATVLLTYTDDSGGGRDLYLVVLRPKGVHEMLLRAGPDADLLDGKSVAIIGVGAIGSHVADQLARSGMRNLRLLDYDLLWPANLIRHAAAPGTPAGTTKTGALKEQLEQYPWVTVAIPEETHDGHVWTTDGLRAVVESADLTIDATGHGGLAELAARVAQDAARPYLTVALFRGGAVARVRRQAGVGDTPIAARTHLDAYPQIPPLGDEAEYVGTETGCLAQIHNAPPASVAHAANVAANVAIDHLTGRHDQPDEVIEVIRPGDPPFDRPGRVRPEDLPITVDVTERAQRTMRGAASAALPDETGGVLVGCRIDGRTLVANAIEIPDADADPRNYRIAGDTAAAVIADAREHDSRIGYVGEWHSHTTDPDPSPLDLATMLTVAADPDANDTPILLIAHPSPDGDAAAELRAYATSPTGLKRAKICITGDLPDHYEGQGA; via the coding sequence GTGTCAGCCGACGGCCGTCCAAGCCCGGTCGTCGTGTACGACCTACACCCCGGCGCGTTCACGGCTTCGACCGACCTCCCAGCCGGACTCAAGGACCGTCGCGCGGTCCGTGCACGGTGCTTCTACCGCGAGTCCGTCCCCCATCCGCCCCGGAACCTCGACGAGTTCAGGCGGTTCCTCACCGACAAGCAGCGGAAACGTCTGGACAGCGACCTGCGCAACCACCCGGTCGTGATGTTCGGGCTGTTCTGGCGCAACCAGGCCGGGCTCGTCGCCACCGTCCTGCTGACCTACACCGACGACAGCGGCGGCGGCCGGGACCTGTACCTCGTGGTCCTTCGCCCCAAGGGAGTGCACGAGATGCTGCTACGTGCAGGCCCGGACGCCGACCTGCTGGATGGCAAGAGCGTCGCGATCATCGGGGTCGGCGCGATCGGCTCCCACGTCGCCGACCAGCTTGCCCGCTCTGGCATGCGTAACCTGCGGCTGCTCGACTACGACTTGTTGTGGCCGGCCAACCTCATCCGCCACGCGGCCGCCCCCGGCACTCCCGCCGGTACCACCAAGACCGGCGCCCTCAAGGAGCAGCTCGAGCAATACCCGTGGGTCACCGTGGCGATCCCTGAAGAGACCCACGACGGGCACGTGTGGACCACCGACGGGCTCCGCGCCGTGGTCGAGTCGGCGGACCTCACCATCGACGCCACCGGCCACGGTGGTCTCGCCGAACTCGCAGCGCGGGTCGCCCAGGACGCAGCCCGGCCCTACCTGACGGTGGCGCTGTTCCGCGGCGGGGCCGTGGCGCGCGTGCGACGCCAGGCCGGCGTCGGGGACACCCCCATCGCCGCTCGCACGCACCTCGACGCCTACCCGCAGATCCCGCCGCTCGGCGACGAGGCGGAGTACGTCGGCACCGAGACGGGCTGCCTAGCCCAGATCCACAACGCCCCACCCGCGTCTGTCGCCCACGCCGCGAACGTCGCCGCCAACGTCGCCATCGACCATCTCACCGGACGGCACGACCAGCCCGACGAAGTCATCGAGGTCATCCGCCCCGGCGACCCGCCCTTCGACCGGCCCGGCCGGGTCCGCCCCGAGGACCTGCCCATCACCGTCGACGTGACCGAACGCGCCCAGCGGACCATGCGAGGCGCCGCCAGCGCCGCCCTGCCCGACGAGACCGGCGGTGTCCTCGTCGGATGCCGCATCGACGGGAGGACGCTGGTGGCCAACGCCATCGAGATCCCCGACGCAGACGCCGACCCGCGCAACTACCGCATCGCCGGCGACACGGCAGCAGCCGTCATCGCCGACGCGCGGGAACACGACTCCCGCATCGGCTACGTCGGTGAATGGCACAGCCACACGACGGATCCGGACCCGAGCCCGCTGGACCTCGCCACCATGCTGACCGTCGCCGCCGACCCGGACGCCAACGACACTCCCATCCTCCTCATCGCCCACCCCAGCCCCGATGGCGACGCCGCCGCCGAGCTTCGGGCCTACGCCACCAGCCCGACGGGCCTCAAGCGCGCCAAGATCTGCATCACCGGGGACCTCCCCGACCACTACGAAGGACAAGGCGCGTGA
- a CDS encoding DUF2188 domain-containing protein, whose protein sequence is MPTNRHVVPNPDGGWDIKKPGGRRSSGHADTQSDAIRRAKEIVRNQSGGEVRVHGRDGKIRDSDTVAPGNDPFPPRDKKH, encoded by the coding sequence ATGCCAACCAACCGTCACGTCGTACCCAACCCCGACGGTGGATGGGACATCAAGAAACCCGGCGGTCGGCGGTCGAGCGGCCACGCCGACACGCAGTCCGACGCCATCCGGCGTGCGAAGGAGATCGTCCGCAACCAGAGTGGGGGTGAGGTTCGCGTACATGGTCGCGACGGCAAGATCCGGGACTCGGACACCGTCGCGCCAGGTAACGACCCGTTCCCGCCCCGCGACAAGAAGCACTGA
- a CDS encoding type II toxin-antitoxin system RelE/ParE family toxin, with protein sequence MPYEINYTDEFGEWWDGLSIEQQEAIIARVELLEEHGPALGRPTVDRVNGSAFHNMKELRCSSSGTLRVLFAFDPRQEAILLLGGDKSGDWDAWYDEAIPAADALYAEYLRSLRREGIIE encoded by the coding sequence GTGCCGTACGAGATCAACTACACGGACGAGTTCGGGGAGTGGTGGGATGGGCTGTCGATCGAGCAACAGGAGGCCATCATCGCGAGAGTCGAACTCCTGGAGGAACATGGTCCGGCGCTCGGTCGACCGACCGTCGATCGTGTCAATGGGTCGGCGTTCCACAACATGAAGGAGTTGCGGTGCAGCAGCTCCGGGACACTCCGAGTGCTGTTTGCCTTCGATCCGCGTCAAGAGGCGATCTTGCTGCTTGGAGGCGATAAGTCGGGTGACTGGGATGCCTGGTACGACGAGGCGATACCTGCCGCCGACGCGCTCTACGCCGAGTATCTCCGAAGCCTGCGCAGGGAAGGGATCATCGAATGA
- a CDS encoding XRE family transcriptional regulator: protein MSGSKKFSKLKADLYERSPESRQRVAEKVAELTEELGLAELRSRMQRTQTELGELIGTSQSGVSRLERQRDILVSTLREYVVATGGRLRIVADYPDRAYEIRLPVLGEQGAMGRSPRSFHVVWQDPHTRQLVHVGRLRFTGEKFLFAYTPEAELHAGFEPFCEFPDLRAQYESEDLFPFFADRIVSSARLDYDSQLDALGLTREEATPVELLARSWGQSPHDTIQIVPEPQPQPGGAEWLPFLVSGVSHAHEDAEGDTPEAVTERVASLQRGQRLEWRDEPANPFNDRAIRLEVDGCLVGWIPDYLLDYVHKKRNENYSFQVMVERANGGDRPWHLRLLCRLEVVPS from the coding sequence ATGAGCGGCAGCAAGAAGTTCTCGAAGCTGAAGGCCGACCTCTACGAGCGCAGTCCGGAGTCGCGCCAGCGAGTCGCGGAGAAGGTGGCAGAGCTCACAGAGGAGCTCGGTCTCGCCGAGTTGCGCTCGAGGATGCAGAGAACCCAGACGGAACTGGGCGAGCTGATCGGGACCTCGCAGTCAGGCGTCTCACGGCTTGAGCGTCAGCGTGACATCTTGGTTTCGACACTTCGCGAGTACGTGGTCGCAACGGGGGGGCGACTCCGGATCGTGGCCGATTACCCGGATCGCGCCTATGAGATTCGTCTGCCCGTGCTCGGCGAGCAAGGCGCCATGGGGCGCTCACCGCGTAGCTTCCATGTCGTCTGGCAGGACCCCCACACGAGACAGCTGGTCCACGTTGGCCGCCTGCGGTTCACGGGGGAGAAGTTCCTCTTCGCGTACACACCAGAGGCAGAACTCCACGCCGGGTTCGAGCCCTTCTGTGAGTTCCCAGACCTGCGTGCACAGTATGAGTCAGAAGATCTGTTCCCCTTCTTCGCTGACCGGATCGTGTCGTCTGCGCGACTGGACTACGACAGCCAACTCGACGCGCTCGGGCTGACGAGAGAAGAAGCGACACCGGTGGAGTTGCTCGCCCGCTCGTGGGGACAGAGTCCCCACGACACCATCCAGATTGTCCCAGAACCACAGCCCCAACCTGGTGGAGCCGAATGGTTGCCGTTCCTTGTCTCGGGGGTGAGCCATGCCCACGAGGACGCCGAAGGTGATACGCCCGAGGCTGTTACGGAACGAGTCGCCAGCCTCCAACGCGGCCAGAGACTCGAGTGGCGTGACGAGCCAGCCAACCCCTTCAACGACCGAGCCATTCGCCTGGAAGTCGACGGCTGCCTGGTTGGATGGATTCCCGATTACCTACTTGACTACGTGCACAAGAAGCGCAATGAGAACTACAGCTTCCAGGTAATGGTGGAGCGGGCGAACGGAGGCGATCGGCCCTGGCACCTTCGCCTTCTCTGCCGTCTTGAGGTCGTCCCCAGCTGA
- a CDS encoding tyrosine-type recombinase/integrase, translated as MLRDARRRQTETRLRSPIWHDHDLVFCRDDGNPWHPDHVTETVREMIVESGLPRIRPLQDLRHTHATLLLADGENPKVVQERLGHHSHSFTADTYQHVMPGMDANAAARFDGLIFGEAHESGEADLDD; from the coding sequence GTGCTGCGCGACGCCCGTCGACGTCAGACCGAGACTCGGCTGCGGTCCCCCATCTGGCACGACCACGATCTCGTGTTCTGTCGCGACGACGGCAACCCATGGCACCCAGACCACGTCACCGAGACCGTCCGCGAGATGATCGTCGAGTCGGGCCTCCCACGCATCCGGCCCCTACAAGATCTCCGCCACACCCACGCGACCCTTCTCCTGGCCGATGGCGAGAACCCCAAGGTCGTTCAGGAGCGCCTCGGCCACCACTCCCACTCCTTCACAGCCGACACCTACCAGCACGTCATGCCCGGCATGGACGCCAACGCCGCAGCGCGGTTCGATGGGCTGATCTTCGGCGAGGCGCACGAGAGCGGCGAAGCCGACCTGGACGACTGA